The stretch of DNA ACTAGTGCCGTGGTTCGATCCATCTTGACGGTGGTGCCATCCCGAGATCGCCCCACAGCAGGACTCGTCGTGTCGCTGGTCAACCCGCGGGGGAGCGCAGGATGGTAGGACCACCTGAATTGGCCGATACAAGGGACTAGATCCAGGGGGCTCCGGCCGTCAGTCGTCGTCCTGGCTGCTCGGTTGGATCAATCCGCCCCCGAGCTTTCCGATATCGAGCTCGGCTGCCGTGTCGTCTTCTTCTTCGAACTGCTGCTCGTTGGAATCTTCTTCGTCGAGAAGGCGTGACATCGGTTGCGCGGCCGGACGCTTGCGGCGGGGCGCCGGTTTGGCGGCCGCGGCAGCTGCAGCGGCGACCTCCTTGGGCCGCTCCCGCTGGTTGGCCTCGCATTTCGGGCAGATCGGCTCTTCCTTGCCCAGATCGTAGAACTTGGCCTCACAGGCGTAACAGACCCACTTGTAGCCGAGCCCGGGCTTCGGCTCCGGGCTCGCCGGCTCGGCAGGGGCGAACTCGCTCTTGCGTTTGCGGGCCGCCTTCTTGCTCGCCGGCCTGGCCGCCTTCTTCGAAGCCGCTGCCTTCTTGGCCGCCGGCGCGCTTGCCTTCTTGGAAGCAGCTGCCTTTTTCGCGGGCGCCGCGGCCTTCTTCTTGGAAGCCGCTGCCTTCTTGGCGGGCGCAGTGGCCTTCTTCCTGGAAGCAGCCGCTTTCTTGGCCGTCGGCTTGACGGTCTTCCTCGCCGCCGGCTTGGTGGCCTTCCTCGCGGCTTTCCGGGGTGCGGCCTTCTTCGGTGTCGCCCTTTTCTTGGTGGCCTTCTTCGCTGCAGGCTTCTTTCGGACGACCTTCTTCGTGGTTTTCTTGGTCGTCTTCTTGGTCGTGGCCTTCCGGGCCGGGCTCATAGTGGGCCTCCGACTGCGGGGAAAAAATCGTCAGGTGTACACGGGATGTGTGAAAAAGCCTGCAGGTGCGCCATGTCCGTGAAAAGATCCGCTATGCCGCCAAGGCAACAGGGCGAGAAATCCGGCTGAGAGAGCACATGCACTTGTCCCAACGCCAAGGAGCGCCTTTCTTTGTGGTCAGGCACGATGGGCCCGGTTTCCGTCGCAATATGTGCGAGCAGCGGTCGATCTCCCGATCCGTCGGCTCGCCCCGAGGGAGGAATCTCCGGGCGACAGGGGGCGGTTTGCCTATAGCGCAGCAGTTGCGTCTCGCCAATGTTCGGGGCCGATTGGGCCCCGAGGGGAGCATGCGTTTGCTTCCCATGGAGCAGCGCGAAGAAGCGATCGGACCCCACGGGGCTCAACTCGCACCTGCACATCACCGATAGCCATTCCAACGGGAGCGGAGGGCTCCCGCTCGGAAAGGAATGGCTGTCCGGCTACGGGCGGCACGCCACCGCAGGGGAGGGTTGTGGCACTCGCATCGCTTTGGGGCAGAGGAGAGCGCGCCGGCGGAAGCGTGGGCCTTGCATGGGGCCATGGTCAGTTGGCCCTCGTCCATCTGGAGGACACACCTGCGGGCCTTGGCCTCGCGGCATCCGCCGTCCTTCCGGACGACACGGACGCCCTTCGGAGCTGGGTGCAAGCCCAAGGTCTGGCGGGAGCGCGCTGTGTCCTTGTGCCTGCGGAAGAAGACTGCGTGCTTCGCGTCGTGGAGGCCCCGGATGTACCCGAGGAGGAACGGTGCGAATCCGTCCGATGGCTCGTCCAGGATCTTCTCGATTTTCCCGCCGAGGAGGCCTGGATCGATCTGCTCGAGATTCCGGTCGATGAAGGCTGGACCCGAGTTCGGAAGATCGTCGTTGCGGCGGGCCGGGGCGACGGGTTGCGGCAGCGCCTGGAGCAGGCACGCCGGGCGGGCCTTCAGCCCGTCGGGTTCGAGGTCCGCGAGCGCGCGTTGCTCGCGTTGGCGGATCCGGATCGCGACCAGCCGGGCGTCGCCGTGCTCGATCTGCGGCCGAAAGCAGGCTTGCTGGTCGTCGGCGAGCGCGGGGAGCTTCACGTCTCGAGGCGCCTCGGCATCGACGCCGACAGCCTTGGGGACGACAGAGCCGTGGAGTGGAATGACGGCGGAAATCCCGAAGGCCCGAGTGAGGAGACCGCGCCGGCCTTCGAGAGCTTGTTGCTCGAACTGCAGCGATCACTCGACTACGTCGAGAGCGAGTTCGGGCGCAGTCCGGTTCGCCGAGTGGTCGTGGGCCCAGCCGAGAGCGATCTCTCTGCGTTGGCTCCGTACCTCGAGCAAAACCTCCGCCTCCAGGTCGAATTCCTCGATCTGACGCGACTTTTTCCCGGCGAAGCCTCTCCGGGCGCTGCCGAGCAGGCTCAGACCCTGGCGGCCGCCGGAGCCGCGATCGGCCCCGGCAACCTGTTCACCGCAGAACTGGTTCCGAAGCGCGAGGCGTACGCGGGCCCAACCCTTCGATCGCTGGCGCAGATGGCCGCCGCCGTGGCCGTGTTCGGCATGCTCCAGTTTGGTGTCGACCAACTCCAGGCGCAGAGCCTGCGCGGTGAGCTTGCTGCGCTCGAGAGCCAGGGAGAGGCTACCCGGGCTCGGTTGAGCGCCCTCGGAGCCGAGATCGCCCGGGCGGAGGCGGATCCGACCCAGCAGGCCCGCGTCGATGCGCTGGAAGCGAAACGCCGCGCCCAGGCGACCTTGTTGCAACAGCTCGAAGGCGATGGTGGCCCTGGCCGATCTTTCGCCAGCCTTCTGACCGCCTTGGCCGAGCGACCCGTTCCTGGCCTGTGGCTGACGCGCATTCAGCTGCGAGACGAGGGGCGCGCGCTCACCCTCGAGGGTGCTGCACTCGGGCCGGATCGGATGCCACTCCTACTCGCGCGTTTGATGGCGGAGCCGGCCTTCGACGGTGTGAGCTTCGAGAACGTCCGGATCCATCGTCCCGAAGACGGGGGAGGACGGATCGAGTTCATGCTCGAAACCTCGCCTTCTGAGGAGCCCGGTTCCGGCGATCCAGGCTGGGAGGGCCCGCAGTGAACTTCGAGCAGCTCCGAGCCAAGTTGATCGCACGCTTCGAGGCCCTCTCCGAGCGGGAGCGATGGCTGGTCGTCATCGCCAGCGTCGCGGCCGTGTACTGCGTGGTCTCGTTCGGGCTGATCGACCCGCTGATGCGTGAGCGAGAGGGCCTGCTCGGCTCGCTCGAAGCTGCTGCAGATGAGTTGGGCCTGGTCAACGGACAGGCAAGCGTTCTCTCGGCTCGTTTGGAGAACGGCCCCGGTGCGCAGCTGACGAAGCGCGAGAAGGCCCTGAAACAAGCCCTGCAGAGCCTCGAGGGGAAGCTGGCCGAGCGTCAGACGCGCCTGGTTGCGCCCGCGGAAGCGGCCCGCGTTCTCGAAGAACTCGTCGCGGCCGAACGCGAGCTCCGTCTGGTGCGATTGGAAACGGCCGAGCCCAGACCCGTGGGAGAGGAGAAGCTGGAACCCGGCGCCGCTTCCGGACGGCCCGCCCTCTATCGCCATGACATCGTGCTCGAAACGGAAGGCAGCTACTTCGCAGCTCTCCGTTACGTGAACGCCCTGGAAACCGGGGACACCGGAGTTCGGCTGGATCGCCTCGACTATGAAGTGACGGCACATCCCCAGGCCCGGGTGACCCTGCACTTGTTCACGCTGAGCTTCGAGAAGGAGTGGATCGGTGTTTGATCTCCGCTGCACATGCATCGTCGTGATCCTCTTGCTTTCGGCGACGGCCAACGCAGAGGATCAGATCGATCCCACGCAACCCCCGGCGGCGTTGTCGAGCGCGAGCCCTCTCGGTGCGGAAGCTGCTGGGCCGCGCCCCACCTCGATCGTCACCCGCGGTGAAGAGAGATTCGCTGTCGTGAATGGAACGACGCTGCGGGTTGGA from bacterium encodes:
- a CDS encoding general secretion pathway protein GspB, whose amino-acid sequence is MFDLRCTCIVVILLLSATANAEDQIDPTQPPAALSSASPLGAEAAGPRPTSIVTRGEERFAVVNGTTLRVGDSIGGLRVVSIEASAVHVERPNGKGREIWALYQTPAVKQAPAKENEE
- a CDS encoding histone H1, coding for MSPARKATTKKTTKKTTKKVVRKKPAAKKATKKRATPKKAAPRKAARKATKPAARKTVKPTAKKAAASRKKATAPAKKAAASKKKAAAPAKKAAASKKASAPAAKKAAASKKAARPASKKAARKRKSEFAPAEPASPEPKPGLGYKWVCYACEAKFYDLGKEEPICPKCEANQRERPKEVAAAAAAAAKPAPRRKRPAAQPMSRLLDEEDSNEQQFEEEDDTAAELDIGKLGGGLIQPSSQDDD
- a CDS encoding type II secretion system protein M, producing the protein MNFEQLRAKLIARFEALSERERWLVVIASVAAVYCVVSFGLIDPLMREREGLLGSLEAAADELGLVNGQASVLSARLENGPGAQLTKREKALKQALQSLEGKLAERQTRLVAPAEAARVLEELVAAERELRLVRLETAEPRPVGEEKLEPGAASGRPALYRHDIVLETEGSYFAALRYVNALETGDTGVRLDRLDYEVTAHPQARVTLHLFTLSFEKEWIGV